From Epinephelus lanceolatus isolate andai-2023 chromosome 12, ASM4190304v1, whole genome shotgun sequence, the proteins below share one genomic window:
- the ncstn gene encoding nicastrin: protein MDLLSNKWIVNLLVCWFFIGVGCNSVEKKIYVHLNNTVPCVRLLNATHQIGCQSHLSGNVGVLHVLESEENLDWVLRTGPNPPYLVILESQLFNRSIMMKLKNSSGRVAGVAVVAPNTNPLEGFSPHTTCPNENTGVYTESYDPAMAHCNMTMWNPLGNGLSYEEYDFPIFSLKEDNDTQVIRQCYMDHNRPVNGSSPQYPLCAMQLYSHMSAVTDTATCMRRNDINFSISPEIVCDPLGDYNVWASTKPVNNTAKGHKMWESVVIAAARLDSRSFFFEVAPGVESGVSGFVTLLAAAHALRNATQEAPPNRTIFYTFFQGETFDYIGSSRMVYDMENKNFAVDLDNVHSVLEIGQVGLRADSRLWLHSDPVSRKNSSVNDEVRTLIENLHLAATGLNVSLNEPGFSQPLPPSSFQRFLRARPIPGIVIEDHQSAFTNRFYESMYDNAEYLNVSYPSNLSPEEQLEFLTDTAKALTEVATLVARALYRQAGGAAAQLNSINADPQIVTRMLYGFLVRSNNSWFQQLVPSDLMSHLTDKPTNFYVGVTQQSSVPTLLVQHLLANLTGTTVNVTKEDCQNQREDENDKESKHMYVYTWVQGAAPPNSTKREAFCVRSTVRLTKALSPAFELREFTSKDYSTWTESRWKSIKGRIFLVASHELEMLTLGVGVGVLLTSLLVTYIMSSKADILFSSGREPANATY from the exons ATGGATTTGCTGTCGAACAAATGGATCGTTAATTtgcttgtttgttggtttttcaTCG GTGTCGGCTGTAATTCAGTGGAAAAGAAAATCTATGTGCATCTCAATAACACTGTCCCGTGTGTGCGACTGCTCAATGCAACTCATCAAATAGGCTGCCAGT CCCATTTGTCAGGTAATGTGGGCGTGCTCCATGTGCTCGAGTCAGAGGAAAACTTGGACTGGGTCCTGCGCACTGGGCCCAATCCACCTTATCTGGTTATCCTGGAGTCGCAGCTCTTCAACAG ATCCATCATGATGAAGTTGAAAAACAGCTCCGGCAGGGTGGCTGGCGTCGCTGTTGTGGCGCCAAACACCAACCCGCTTGAGGGCTTCTCTCCACACACCACCTGCCCCAACGAGAACACAG GCGTGTATACAGAGAGCTACGATCCAGCCATGGCACACTGTAACATGACTATGTGGAACCCTTTGGGAAACGGTCTGTCCTATGAGGAGTACGACTTTCCCATCTTCTctctgaaagaagacaatgacaCTCAGGTCATACGACAG TGTTACATGGACCACAATCGCCCTGTGAACGGCAGCAGTCCTCAGTACCCGCTGTGTGCCATGCAGCTCTACTCCCACATGTCTGCTGTCACTGACACAGCCACCTGCATGAGGAGAAATGACATCAATTTTAGCATCAGCCCAG AGATTGTTTGTGACCCACTGGGTGACTATAATGTGTGGGCCTCCACCAAACCTGTCAACAACACAGCCAAGGGCCACAAGATGTGGGAGAGTGTGGTCATAGCAGCAGCTAGG CTGGACAGCAGGTCCTTTTTCTTTGAAGTTGCTCCAGGAGTAGAGAGTGGAGTCTCAGGGTTTGTCACTCTGCTGGCAGCCGCTCACGCTCTGCGAAATGCCACCCAGGAGGCCCCACCTAACCGCACCATCTTCTATACCTTCTTTCAAGGG GAGACCTTCGACTACATTGGCAGCTCGAGGATGGTGTATGATATGGAGAACAAAAACTTTGCTGTGGACCTGGATAATGTTCACTCAGTGCTGGAGATAGGACAG GTGGGACTTCGTGCTGACTCCAGGCTGTGGCTTCACTCTGATCCCGTGTCAAGGAAGAACAGCAGTGTCAATGACGAG GTGAGGACGCTCATAGAGAACTTGCACTTGGCTGCCACAGGTTTAAACGTCTCACTGAACGAGCCCGGTTTCTCTCAGCCGCTCCCACCCTCATCCTTCCAGCGTTTCCTACGAGCTCGGCCAATCCCTGGGATTGTTATCGAGGATCACCAGTCTGCTTTCACCAACAG GTTCTATGAGAGTATGTACGATAATGCAGAGTACCTAAACGTATCTTACCCTTCAAATCTGTCACCGGAAGAGCAACTGGAGTTTCTCACTGACACTGCTAAG GCTCTGACTGAAGTGGCCACCTTGGTGGCCCGGGCTTTGTACAGACAAGCAGGAGGAGCTGCAGCCCAGCTGAACAGCATCAACGCAGACCCTCAAATA GTGACCCGGATGCTGTACGGTTTCCTCGTTCGCTCAAATAACTCCTGGTTCCAGCAACTAGTCCCCTCTGACCTCATGAGCCATCTGA CTGACAAGCCCACAAACTTTTACGTCGGCGTGACCCAGCAATCAAGCGTACCAACCCTTCTGGTCCAGCACCTGCTGGCCAACCTGACTGGCACCACCGTCAACGTCACCAAAGAAGACTGCCAGAACCAGAGAGAGGATGAGAACGACAAAGAGAGCAAACAT ATGTACGTCTACACGTGGGTTCAAGGTGCTGCGCCTCCCAACAGCACAAAGAGGGAGGCTTTCTGCGTGCGCTCCACAGTTCGTCTCACCAAAGCGCTGTCCCCAGCTTTTGAGCTGCGGGAGTTCACCTCCAAAGATTATTCAACGTGGACAGAATCCCGGTGGAAGTCCATCAAAGGACGCATATTCCTGGTGGCGAGTCACGAACTCGAG
- the copa gene encoding coatomer subunit alpha — MLTKFETKSARVKGLSFHPKRPWVLASLHNGVIQLWDYRMCTLIDKFDEHDGPVRGIDFHKQQPLFVSGGDDYKIKVWNYKLRRCLFTLLGHLDYIRTTFFHHEYPWILSASDDQTIRIWNWQSRTCVCVLTGHNHYVMCAQFHPAEDLVVSASLDQTVRVWDISGLRKKNLSPGAVETEVRGISGVDLFGASDAVVKHVLEGHDRGVNWAAFHPTMPLIVSGADDRQVKIWRMNESKAWELDTCRGHYNNVSCAVFHPRQELILSNSEDKSIRVWDMSKRTGVQTFRRDHDRFWVLGAHPNLNLFAAGHDSGMIVFKLERERPAYAVHGNMLYYVKDRFLRQLDFNSSKDTAVMQLRSGSKFPVFSMSYNPAENAVLLCTRATNLENSTYDLYSIPKESDSQNPDAPEGKRSSGLTAVWVARNRFAVLDRMHSLLIKNLKNEIVKKVQVPSCEEIFYAGTGSLLLRDADGVTLFDVQQKRSLATVKIAKVKYVVWSADTSHVALLAKHAIMICNRKLESLCNIHENIRVKSGAWDESGVFIYTTSNHIKYALTSGDHGIIRTLDLPIYVTRVRGNSVYCLDRECRPRVLTIDPTEYRFKLALVNRKYDEVLHMVRNAKLVGQSIIAYLQKKGYPEVALHFVKDEKTRFSLALECGNIEVALEAAKALDERSCWERLGEAALLQGHHQVVEMCYQRTKNFDKLTFLYLITGNLAKLRKMMKIAEIRKDMSGHYQAALYLGDVSERVRILKNCGQKSLAYLTAATHGLDEEAEALKETFDPEKETVPEVDPNAQLLQPPPPINPLDTNWPLLTVSKGFFEGAIAAKGKAGQMAADLDMDAPGGEGWGDDAELQLDEDGFMDAQEGFGEEGGIKEEGGGWEVEEDLDLPPELDMPAGGGGGAEDGFFVPPTKGMSPTQMWCNNSQLPVDHILAGSFETAMRLLHDQVGVVNFDPYKSLFMQTLSRGRTCYLGLPSLPCLRGHPQRNWKDCGAKQGLPAVGLRLSDLIARLQQCYQLTTSGRFEEAVERFRVILLSVPLLVVDNKQEIAEAQQLITICREYIVGLTMETERKKLPKDTLDQQKRLCEMAAYFTHCNLQPVHMVLVLRTALNLFFKLRNFKTAAGFARRLLELGPKPDVAQQTRKILAACEKTLTDAHQLNYDPHNPFDLCAASFVPLYRGRPVEKCPLSGACYCPTYKGQICRVTQVTEIGKDVIGLRVSLLQFR; from the exons ATGTTAACAAAATTTGAGACGAAGTCGGCCCGTGTCAAAG GCCTCAGTTTCCATCCCAAGAGGCCATGGGTTCTCGCAAGTTTGCACAACGGAGTCATCCAGTTGTGGGACTATCGGATGTGCACACTGATAGACAAGTTTGACGAGCATGATG GCCCCGTCAGAGGGATTGATTTCCACAAACAGCAGCCTCTGTTTGTGTCTGGAGGAGATGACTACAAAATCAAG GTGTGGAACTACAAGTTGAGACGCTGCCTCTTCACTCTCCTTGGACACCTCGACTACATCAGAACCACCTTCTTCCACCAT GAGTACCCCTGGATTCTGAGTGCCTCAGATGACCAGACTATTCGCATCTGGAACTGGCAGTCCAGGACCTGCGTCTG TGTGCTGACAGGCCATAATCACTATGTGATGTGTGCCCAGTTCCATCCAGCTGAGGACCTGGTGGTGTCAGCCAGTCTGGACCAGACAGTGCGAGTGTGGGATATTTCTG GTCTGAGGAAGAAGAACCTGTCTCCAGGAGCTGTGGAGACAGAGGTGCGCGGCATCTCTGGTGTTGACTTGTTCGGTGCCTCGGATGCTGTTGTCAAGCATGTCCTTGAG GGTCACGACCGTGGGGTCAACTGGGCTGCCTTCCATCCCACCATGCCTCTCATTGTGTCTGGAGCTGACGACAGGCAGGTCAAGATCTGGAGAATGAATG AATCCAAGGCCTGGGAACTGGATACGTGCCGCGGTCACTACAACAACGTGTCCTGTGCTGTCTTCCACCCGCGCCAGGAGCTCATCCTGTCCAACTCTGAGGACAAGAGCATCCGGGTGTGGGATATGTCCAAGAGGACTGGAGTACAGACCTTCCGAAGGGACCACGATCGTTTCTGGGTGCTGGGGGCTCACCCAAACCTCAACTTATTTGCTGCTG GTCATGACAGCGGCATGATTGTGTTTAAGCTGGAGCGTGAGCGTCCAGCATACGCTGTGCACGGCAACATGCTGTACTACGTCAAGGACCGTTTCCTCCGCCAGCTGGACTTCAACAGCAGCAAGGACACTGCTGTCATGCAGCTACGCAG tGGGTCCAAGTTCCCAGTGTTCAGCATGTCTTACAACCCTGCTGAGAATGCTGTCCTGCTCTGCACT AGGGCGACCAACCTGGAGAACAGCACCTATGACCTGTACTCTATTCCCAAAGAAAGCGACTCTCAGAACCCTGATG CACCGGAGGGGAAGAGGTCCTCTGGTCTAACTGCAGTCTGGGTGGCCAGGAACAGATTTGCCGTCCTGGACCGTATGCACTCT CTGCTGATTAAGAACCTGAAGAATGAAATCGTAAAGAAGGTACAGGTGCCGAGCTGCGAGGAAATCTTCTACGCCGGGACAGGCTCTCTGTTGCTGCGTGATGCTGATGGTGTCACACTGTTCGACGTGCAGCAGAAACGCTCTCTGGCCACCGTAAAGATTGCCAAGGTCAAGTACGTGGTGTGGAGTGCTGACACCAGCCACGTGGCTCTGCTGGCTAAACATG CCATCATGATTTGCAACCGTAAGCTGGAGAGTTTGTGCAACATTCATGAGAACATCAGAGTGAAGAGTGGAGCCTGGGACGAGAGTGGAGTCTTCATCTACACCACCTCCAACCACATCAAATATGCCCTTACCTCTGG TGATCATGGCATCATCAGAACCCTGGACCTGCCCATCTATGTGACCCGTGTGAGAGGAAACAGTGTTTACTGCCTGGACAGGGAGTGCAGGCCTCGCGTCCTCACCATCGACCCCACTGAGTACCGCTTTAAACTGGCCCTGGTCAACCGCAAATATGATGAG gtgctccacaTGGTACGTAATGCCAAGCTGGTGGGCCAGTCCATCATTGCCTACCTGCAGAAGAAGGGTTACCCTGAGGTGGCACTGCACTTTGTCAAAGATGAGAAGACACGTTTCAGTCTGGCTCTGGAGTGTGGAAACATTGAG GTTGCTCTGGAGGCAGCCAAGGCCCTGGATGAGCGCAGCTGCTGGGAGCGTCTGGGTGAAGCGGCACTGCTGCAGGGTCACCACCAGGTCGTGGAAATGTGCTACCAGAGGACAAAGAACTTTGACAAGCTCACCTTCCTCTACCTCATCACTGGCAACCTGGCCAAGCTGCGCAAGATGATGAAGATCG CTGAGATCAGGAAGGACATGAGTGGTCACTATCAGGCAGCTCTCTACTTGGGAGATGTCAGTGAGAGGGTCCGCATCCTGAAGAACTGTGGGCAAA AGTCTCTAGCTTACCTGACTGCAGCCACTCATGGGCTGGATGAAGAGGCTGAGGCACTAAAGGAGACCTTTGACCCAGAAAAGGAGACG GTGCCAGAGGTTGATCCCAAtgcacagctgctgcagcctcCTCCACCCATCAACCCTCTTGACACCAACTGGCCTCTGCTCACTGTATCAAAGGGCTTCTTTGAGGGAGCTATTGCAGCAAAGG GTAAGGCAGGTCAGATGGCTGCCGACCTTGACATGGACGCCCCAGGAGGTGAGGGCTGGGGAGACGATGCAGAGCTTCAGCTGGATGAAG atGGCTTCATGGATGCTCAGGAAGGATTTGGGGAAGAAGGGGGAAtcaaagaggagggaggaggctgggaggtggaggaagacCTGGACCTTCCTCCAGAGCTG GACATGCCggctggtggaggtggtggagcaGAAGATGGCTTCTTTGTCCCACCTACTAAGGGCATGAGTCCAACACAGATGTGGTGCAACAACTCCCAGCTGCCAGTCGATCACATCCTGGCTGGCTCTTTCGAAACTGCCATGAGA TTGCTCCACGACCAGGTAGGAGTTGTAAACTTCGACCCCTACAAGTCACTGTTCATGCAGACACTGTCCAGAGGCCGCACCTGTTACCTGGGGCTGCCTTCCCTGCCCTGCCTGCGTGGCCATCCCCAGAGAAACTGGAAG GACTGTGGCGCAAAGCAAGGACTGCCTGCTGTGGGCCTGCGCCTCTCCGACCTCATCGCCCGCCTGCAGCAGTGCTACCAGCTGACTACGTCTGGGCGGTTTGAAGAAGCTGTCGAGCGCTTCAGAGTCATCCTGCTGTCTGTACCTCTGCTGGTGGTTGATAACAAGCAGGAGATTGCAGAG gctcAGCAGCTGATAACAATTTGTAGGGAGTACATAGTGGGTCTGACCATGGAGACGGAGAGGAAGAAGTTGCCTAAAGACACATTGGACCAGCAGAAGAGGCTGTGTGAG ATGGCTGCGTATTTCACTCACTGTAATCTCCAGCCAGTCCATATGGTGCTGGTGCTGCGCACAGCTCTGAACCTCTTCTTCAAACTGCGTAACTTCAAGACAGCTGCAGGCTTTGCTCGACGCCTGCTCGAGCTGGGGCCGAAGCCAGATGTTGCACAGCAG ACCCGCAAGATTTTGGCAGCCTGTGAGAAGACCCTCACAGATGCCCACCAGTTGAACTACGACCCCCACAATCCATTCGACCTGTGCGCCGCCTCCTTCGTCCCTCTGTACCGTGGACGCCCTGTTGAGAAGTGCCCTCTGTCTGGAGCCTGCTACTGTCCTACTTACAAAGGCCAAATCTGCAGGGTCACACAG GTGACAGAGATTGGTAAGGATGTGATAGGTCTGCGCGTCAGTCTCCTTCAGTTCCGCTAA